A window from Phycisphaerae bacterium encodes these proteins:
- a CDS encoding inositol monophosphatase family protein, producing the protein QPVVGMVYDPVADRMYSASIGAGAWVNADRIERREVPTWNEVYMGIPTSKHEQLPPVVHRWIDTMVVRNFGSTAMHLSLLATGSLDAVYCKKSKLWDIAAGAVIACETGAEVLSLDGREHFPMDLSHYANEPLPMIAARPDLVERLLAEYRTAQMS; encoded by the coding sequence ACAGCCGGTCGTGGGCATGGTCTACGATCCGGTCGCCGATCGGATGTATTCGGCCTCGATCGGGGCCGGTGCCTGGGTCAACGCCGACCGAATCGAACGGCGCGAAGTGCCGACCTGGAACGAGGTCTACATGGGTATCCCCACGAGCAAGCACGAGCAGTTGCCCCCGGTGGTGCACCGCTGGATCGACACCATGGTGGTCCGCAACTTTGGCTCGACGGCCATGCATCTATCGCTTCTGGCGACCGGTTCGCTCGATGCCGTTTACTGCAAGAAGTCAAAGCTGTGGGATATCGCGGCGGGAGCCGTAATTGCCTGTGAGACGGGCGCTGAAGTTTTGTCTCTGGACGGTCGTGAGCACTTTCCGATGGATCTCAGTCACTACGCCAACGAGCCGCTTCCCATGATCGCCGCCAGGCCGGACCTGGTCGAGAGACTCCTCGCTGAGTATCGCACCGCCCAGATGAGCTGA